From the Fulvia fulva chromosome 2, complete sequence genome, one window contains:
- a CDS encoding Peroxisomal membrane protein PMP47B produces MSAKARSTDPYAKEYTENPPTNSQQPPSVGAQSTAEQQSDNVAHALAGAGGGLLSMALTYPLITLSTRAQVEKKKANTGTLSAARRIVDREGIAGLYAGLDSALFGITVTNFVYYYWYEFSRSFFQRSTGKKQLSTLESMAAGALAGSATVMLTNPIWVINTRMTARENEADDDLPTTEKQKKAARPGTISTLLKILREDGFFRLFAGVLPALVLVINPILQYTIFEQLKQYVGKRRKVGPTDSFVLGALGKLAATSITYPYITVKSRAHVAQSNAPKLGMTATLKKIYNEEGIGGLYGGIGPKVTQSVITAAFLFAFKDALYDITVKARRKAALKA; encoded by the exons CCCACCAACTCGCAGCAGCCGCCGAGTGTAGGCGCGCAATCCACTGCTGAGCAGCAAAGCGACAATGTTGCTCATGCGTTGGCCGGTGCAGGAGGAGGTCTGCTGTCCATGGCATTGAC ATACCCGTTAATCACGCTTTCCACCCGAGCACAAgtcgagaagaagaaggccaACACCGGTACACTCTCCGCAGCTAGGCGTATCGTggaccgcgaagggattgcaGGACTGTACGCTGGTCTCGACAGTGCCCTCTTTGGCATTACAGTCACGAACTTTGTCTACTACTACTGGTACGAGTTCTCCCGCTCCTTCTTCCAGCGCTCCACCGGCAAGAAGCAGCTCTCGACCCTCGAGTCCATGGCAGCAGGCGCCCTCGCGGGCTCTGCTACTGTCATGCTCACCAACCCAATCTGGGTCATCAACACCCGCATGACCGCCCGCGAGAACGAGGCCGACGATGATCTTCCAACAACCGAGAAGCAGAAGAAGGCTGCCCGCCCAGGCACCATTTCTACCCTCCTCAAGATTCTCCGTGAGGACGGCTTCTTCCGTCTTTTTGCTGGTGTTCTGCCAGCGTTGGTCTTGGTGATCAACCCAATCCTCCAGTACACCATCTTCGAACAGTTGAAGCAGTATGTGGGAAAGAGGAGGAAGGTCGGACCGACCGACAGCTTTGTGCTGGGTGCGTTGGGAAAGCTCGCTGCTACCAGCATTACATACCCATACATCACCGTGAAGTCGCGGGCACATGTCGCCCAGAGCAACGCGCCAAAGTTGGGCATGACCGCCACTTTGAAAAAGATCTATAACGAGGAGGGTATTGGTGGTCTTTATGGCG GCATTGGGCCAAAGGTCACGCAATCCGTGATCACGGCCGCATTCTTGTTCGCTTTCAAGGATGCTCTATATGACATTACTGTCAAGGCCCGCAGAAAGGCTGCGCTCAAGGCATAA